One stretch of Planctomycetota bacterium DNA includes these proteins:
- a CDS encoding DUF1844 domain-containing protein: MTEDKTKFEKKVDEDWKQKATEEKEHLAQAADKEPHELPPPDFNTYLASLSAQALISLGQIENPMTKKKEIDLIQGRYIIDILIMLKEKTMGNLSKEEETNFQNLISGLQLLYVKLNKK, from the coding sequence ATGACAGAAGACAAAACTAAATTCGAGAAAAAGGTGGATGAGGATTGGAAACAGAAGGCCACTGAAGAAAAAGAGCATCTGGCCCAGGCCGCAGACAAAGAACCCCATGAGCTCCCGCCGCCTGATTTCAATACCTACCTAGCTTCGTTATCGGCCCAGGCCCTGATTTCACTCGGTCAGATAGAAAACCCGATGACCAAGAAAAAGGAAATCGACCTGATCCAGGGCCGCTATATCATCGACATCCTCATCATGCTCAAGGAAAAGACCATGGGCAATCTGTCCAAGGAAGAAGAAACTAATTTCCAGAACCTGATTTCCGGCCTGCAGCTCCTCTATGTGAAACTAAATAAGAAGTAG
- a CDS encoding PHP domain-containing protein: protein MKIDLHLHTTCSDGIYSPEAVVKLAHDNGLDAISLTDHDTIGAYQDIDGIETNGLKIIRGAEITANHAGNEMHILGYFKDGLSDDLRDFLNNTQFERINRIKEGLRNLRKHNINLSYDELNEFNKGESVGRNHLANLLVARGYTASVKESFLLYLKDELNIIPQLLTPVKEVIEIIHKNKGVAVWAHPPHKSFEGFLPAFMEWGLDGIEAFNYRKTTAFAHYYADTAAKHNLLISAGSDWHGFEGEIFPDKVFYQEEITDKFVNLFS, encoded by the coding sequence ATGAAGATAGACCTGCATTTGCATACGACCTGCTCGGATGGTATTTATTCGCCTGAAGCAGTGGTTAAATTGGCGCATGATAACGGGTTAGATGCGATTTCGCTGACCGACCATGACACCATCGGGGCGTATCAGGACATTGACGGAATAGAAACCAACGGTCTGAAGATAATCCGCGGGGCGGAAATCACGGCCAACCACGCGGGAAACGAGATGCACATTCTGGGCTATTTTAAGGACGGCCTGAGCGATGATTTGCGGGATTTTTTGAACAATACCCAGTTCGAGCGGATTAATCGGATAAAGGAGGGATTGAGAAACCTGCGCAAGCATAACATCAACCTGTCCTACGACGAGTTGAATGAATTTAACAAGGGAGAAAGTGTCGGGCGCAATCACCTGGCCAACCTGCTGGTGGCCCGGGGTTATACGGCTTCGGTCAAGGAATCGTTTTTGTTATACCTCAAAGATGAATTGAATATTATACCGCAGTTACTGACGCCGGTAAAAGAGGTGATAGAGATTATCCACAAAAACAAGGGCGTAGCTGTTTGGGCGCATCCGCCCCATAAGTCCTTCGAGGGCTTTCTGCCGGCCTTTATGGAATGGGGGCTGGACGGCATTGAGGCGTTTAATTACCGCAAGACCACGGCCTTTGCCCATTATTACGCCGATACGGCCGCGAAGCATAATCTCTTGATTAGCGCCGGCTCGGACTGGCACGGGTTTGAAGGTGAGATATTCCCGGACAAGGTGTTTTATCAGGAGGAGATAACCGACAAGTTTGTTAATCTTTTTAGCTAA
- the purL gene encoding phosphoribosylformylglycinamidine synthase subunit PurL: protein MLYQIEVALKPQLTDPVGNGVLHDVRDFGIKTISDVRFASVYVLDAELSPHEVESIAQQILADQTVHQFSCQKPMELFKNSLHAVVTVFLKPGVMDPVEASALKAITDLGYRINSVHTGRKYYLKGSIKEPNLKRLAGRIFANPVIENFFIGHKTLTSIPSAPPYSFKLETITLTDAPDEALMKISKERCLSLNLNEMKTVSDYFKSQKRNPTDIELETIAQTWSEHCKHKTLKGLIKYSETQPDGTVKTQVIDNLLKQTVMKATNELDKPWCISVFKDNAGIIEFDKANALCFKVETHNHPSAIEPYGGAGTGIGGVIRDVMGCGLGAKPILNTDVFCFAPPDFPADKVPRGVLHPKRIFKGVVAGVRDYGNRMGIPTANGALFFDDRYLANPLVYCGTAGIMPRTRCFKHVNEGDLILVAGGRTGRDGIHGVTFASIELDEKSEMISSGAVQIGNAIEEKKMLDVILKARDLEYYTAITDCGGGGLSSAVGEMAEETGAVVELEKIPLKYQGLSYTEIWISEAQERMVMSVPPKHEKAILELFAKENVEATIIGRFTGDKRLTLKYQGNTVANLEMEFLHNGLPKVELQAEWTVKPTKAGAVKKKVKLGQALKQILGMPNVCSKEWVIRQYDHEVQGASALKSMQGVNNDGPGDGCVTRPMPDSPSSCEQGLGSYRGFVIANGMSPKFGDLDPYAMAASAIDEALRNIVASGGDPERTAILDNFCWGNINNPEQLGAIVRASQACYDIAKVYETPFISGKDSLNNEYRVSAKKTISIPYSLLISAISVIEDVRKVVSMDLKGAGNLIYSVGLTKDELGGSHYYDLLGVKGGRVPQVDTTAGRQIMLAVSQAIKTGLVRACHDLSEGGLAVAAAEMAFAGEVGMEINLKTMPYEIQDTGYRMQDEVILFSESNSRFLVEVKPEHKAEFESVLAGCAYGLIGQTVKPKKLVINGISGKAVINEDLADLKESWQKPFRW, encoded by the coding sequence ATGCTCTACCAGATAGAAGTCGCTTTGAAGCCGCAACTGACTGACCCGGTCGGGAACGGCGTCCTGCACGATGTCCGTGATTTCGGCATCAAGACCATTTCCGACGTCCGATTCGCCTCGGTCTATGTCCTGGATGCGGAGCTGTCGCCCCACGAGGTGGAATCCATCGCCCAGCAAATCCTGGCCGACCAAACCGTGCATCAGTTTTCCTGCCAGAAACCCATGGAGTTATTTAAGAATTCGCTCCACGCGGTGGTGACGGTATTCCTCAAACCCGGGGTAATGGACCCGGTCGAGGCCAGCGCTTTAAAGGCCATCACTGACCTGGGTTACAGAATCAATTCGGTCCACACCGGCCGGAAATACTATCTCAAGGGCTCAATCAAGGAGCCGAACCTCAAGCGGCTGGCCGGCCGCATCTTCGCCAATCCGGTCATAGAGAATTTCTTCATCGGACACAAAACGCTGACCTCCATTCCCTCGGCCCCGCCCTATTCGTTCAAGCTGGAGACCATTACCCTGACCGATGCGCCGGACGAGGCGCTGATGAAAATCAGCAAGGAGCGGTGCCTGTCCCTGAATCTCAATGAGATGAAGACCGTCAGCGATTATTTCAAGTCGCAGAAACGCAACCCGACCGATATAGAACTGGAGACCATTGCCCAGACCTGGAGCGAGCATTGCAAACACAAGACGCTCAAAGGTCTGATTAAATATTCCGAGACCCAGCCGGACGGCACGGTTAAAACCCAGGTGATAGATAATCTCCTGAAGCAGACGGTGATGAAGGCGACCAACGAACTGGACAAGCCCTGGTGCATCTCGGTCTTCAAGGACAACGCCGGCATCATTGAGTTTGACAAGGCCAACGCGCTCTGTTTCAAGGTGGAGACGCATAACCATCCCTCAGCCATAGAGCCCTACGGCGGCGCCGGCACCGGCATCGGCGGCGTTATCCGGGACGTGATGGGCTGCGGCCTGGGCGCCAAGCCAATCTTGAATACCGATGTCTTTTGTTTCGCGCCGCCTGATTTCCCGGCCGATAAGGTGCCCAGGGGCGTGCTTCATCCCAAGCGCATATTCAAAGGCGTGGTGGCCGGCGTGCGCGACTATGGCAACCGGATGGGCATCCCGACCGCCAACGGCGCACTATTCTTCGACGACCGGTATCTGGCCAATCCGCTGGTCTATTGCGGCACGGCCGGCATCATGCCCCGGACCAGGTGTTTCAAGCACGTCAATGAAGGCGACCTGATACTGGTGGCCGGCGGCCGGACCGGACGGGACGGCATCCACGGAGTGACCTTCGCCTCCATAGAACTGGACGAGAAGTCCGAGATGATATCATCCGGCGCGGTCCAGATCGGCAACGCCATCGAAGAAAAGAAGATGCTGGACGTGATTCTCAAGGCCCGGGATTTGGAATACTACACGGCCATTACGGATTGCGGCGGCGGCGGGCTGTCATCGGCCGTGGGCGAGATGGCCGAGGAGACCGGCGCCGTGGTGGAACTGGAAAAGATACCGCTTAAATACCAGGGGCTGTCATACACCGAAATCTGGATTTCCGAGGCCCAGGAACGGATGGTCATGTCGGTCCCGCCCAAACACGAGAAGGCCATCCTGGAATTATTCGCCAAGGAAAACGTAGAGGCCACCATCATCGGGCGGTTTACCGGCGACAAACGGCTGACCCTGAAATACCAGGGCAATACCGTAGCCAACCTGGAGATGGAATTCCTGCATAACGGATTGCCCAAGGTAGAACTGCAGGCCGAGTGGACAGTCAAACCAACTAAGGCAGGAGCAGTTAAAAAGAAGGTGAAATTGGGCCAGGCCCTGAAACAAATTCTGGGGATGCCCAATGTCTGTTCCAAGGAATGGGTCATCCGGCAATACGACCACGAGGTGCAAGGCGCCAGCGCCCTGAAATCCATGCAGGGCGTAAATAACGACGGACCGGGCGACGGGTGCGTCACCAGGCCGATGCCGGATTCACCCAGCTCCTGCGAGCAGGGGCTGGGTTCATACCGCGGGTTCGTCATTGCCAACGGGATGAGCCCGAAATTCGGCGACCTGGACCCTTATGCCATGGCCGCCTCGGCCATAGACGAGGCGTTGCGCAATATCGTGGCCTCAGGCGGCGACCCGGAACGGACCGCCATCCTGGATAATTTCTGCTGGGGCAATATCAATAATCCGGAACAATTAGGCGCCATTGTCAGAGCATCGCAGGCCTGTTATGATATCGCCAAGGTTTATGAGACGCCGTTTATCTCGGGCAAGGATTCGCTCAATAATGAATACCGGGTCTCGGCTAAGAAGACCATTTCCATTCCATACTCGCTCCTGATTTCAGCCATCTCGGTGATTGAAGATGTGCGTAAAGTCGTATCAATGGACCTCAAGGGCGCGGGCAACCTGATTTATAGCGTCGGGCTGACTAAGGACGAATTAGGCGGTTCACACTATTACGATTTGCTGGGCGTAAAGGGCGGCCGGGTGCCCCAAGTGGATACCACAGCCGGCAGGCAGATTATGCTAGCCGTATCCCAAGCCATAAAGACCGGGCTGGTGCGCGCCTGCCATGATTTATCCGAGGGCGGACTGGCGGTGGCGGCGGCCGAGATGGCATTTGCCGGAGAGGTCGGGATGGAGATAAACCTCAAAACAATGCCATATGAAATACAGGATACAGGATACAGGATGCAGGATGAGGTTATACTGTTTTCCGAATCCAATTCCAGATTCTTGGTGGAAGTCAAGCCGGAACACAAGGCGGAGTTTGAGAGCGTGCTGGCTGGCTGTGCTTATGGATTAATCGGCCAGACCGTCAAGCCGAAGAAACTTGTCATCAACGGCATTTCGGGCAAGGCCGTTATAAATGAAGACCTGGCGGATTTGAAGGAATCATGGCAGAAACCATTTAGGTGGTAA
- a CDS encoding M48 family metallopeptidase produces MSANIYDQQKHNRRATWLIMFLFILFFAFIGIGFDYFYNQGLPIGTAIALVIGIISVIGSYYKGDQVVLYSTGARPINPLELKERQFQNIVEEVKIASGLPMPKVYIIPDQDPNAFATGRNPEHASIAITQGLLNKLSRDELQGVVAHEMSHVRNYDIRLVTSVAALVGAIVLLSDWSGRAMRWSSRGSGRSSSSSRKSGGPAMAILFAIWLLFIILAPIIAQMMAMAISRKREYLADASGAEIIRNPGALANALQKIEEASAPTMSIKRGVAHLCIADPLGNSFTNKEGFVANLMATHPPMRERIYRLNKMAYLYPPKKEAE; encoded by the coding sequence ATGAGTGCTAACATCTACGACCAGCAGAAACACAACCGCCGGGCCACCTGGCTGATAATGTTCCTGTTTATCCTGTTCTTCGCCTTTATCGGCATCGGATTTGACTATTTCTATAACCAGGGCTTGCCCATCGGCACGGCCATTGCGCTGGTCATCGGCATCATTTCGGTCATCGGCAGTTATTACAAGGGCGACCAGGTGGTGCTCTATTCCACCGGCGCCCGGCCCATTAATCCGCTGGAACTCAAAGAACGCCAGTTCCAGAACATCGTCGAAGAGGTCAAGATTGCCTCCGGACTGCCCATGCCCAAGGTCTATATCATCCCGGACCAGGACCCGAACGCCTTTGCCACCGGCCGGAATCCGGAACACGCCAGCATTGCCATCACCCAGGGCCTGTTGAACAAACTCAGCCGGGACGAACTCCAGGGCGTAGTGGCGCACGAGATGAGCCACGTCCGCAACTATGACATCCGGCTGGTCACCAGCGTAGCCGCCCTGGTCGGGGCGATTGTGCTCTTGTCCGACTGGTCCGGCCGGGCCATGAGATGGTCCAGCCGCGGCTCAGGCCGCTCGTCGTCATCATCCCGCAAATCCGGCGGTCCGGCCATGGCCATCCTCTTTGCCATCTGGCTGTTATTTATCATCCTGGCGCCGATAATCGCCCAGATGATGGCTATGGCCATATCAAGGAAACGGGAATACCTGGCTGACGCGTCCGGGGCCGAAATTATCAGGAATCCGGGCGCCCTGGCCAATGCCCTGCAGAAGATAGAAGAGGCGTCAGCCCCGACCATGTCCATCAAGCGGGGCGTGGCGCACCTGTGCATTGCCGACCCGTTGGGCAACTCATTCACCAACAAAGAGGGCTTTGTGGCCAACCTGATGGCCACCCATCCGCCCATGCGCGAGCGCATCTACCGGCTCAACAAAATGGCGTATTTATATCCGCCGAAAAAAGAAGCAGAATAG
- a CDS encoding CTP synthase, which translates to MKHIFITGGVVSSLGKGLTTASIGLLLESRGLKVAIQKFDPYINVDAGTMSPFQHGEVYVTEDGAETDLDLGHYERFTNAKISKLSNFTTGRIYGSVIAKERAGEYLGKTVQVIPHVTNEIKIAMKNPSKEPVDVTIAEMGGTVGDIESLPFLEAIRQIGFEVGRENVLYIHLTLIPYLRASQELKTKPSQQSVGKLREIGIQPDILVCRTEKPITEEMRDKLAMFCNVKPEHVVEEKDVDFSIYEVPVTFANQKLDQTIINLLCLKCGDNNIKEWRDMVERFKKADETLEIAVVGKYLELQDAYKSIYEALTHGGIANNVRLKIKRVNSEEVEKQGAEKLLQGVRGILVPGGFGHRGIEGKIAAIKYARENKIPFFGICLGMQCATIEFARHVLGLKEAHSSEFVPNSPHPVIDLMREQRQIKNLGGTMRLGAYPCKLKPNSLASKAYQAELVQERHRHRYEFNNTYKDQFTCQGFNIAGSCTINDSQGQPITELAEIIELKDHPWFVGVQFHPEFKSKPVKPHPLFRDFIKAALKR; encoded by the coding sequence ATGAAACACATTTTCATAACGGGCGGCGTGGTTTCCTCTTTGGGCAAAGGACTGACCACCGCATCCATCGGTCTGCTCCTGGAAAGCCGCGGATTAAAAGTCGCCATTCAGAAATTCGATCCCTACATCAATGTTGACGCCGGCACCATGAGCCCGTTCCAGCACGGTGAGGTCTATGTGACCGAAGACGGGGCCGAGACCGACCTGGACCTGGGACATTACGAGCGTTTCACCAACGCCAAAATCAGTAAACTCTCCAATTTCACCACCGGCCGGATCTACGGCAGCGTTATTGCCAAGGAACGGGCCGGCGAATACCTGGGCAAAACCGTCCAGGTCATCCCGCACGTGACCAACGAAATAAAGATAGCCATGAAGAATCCGTCCAAGGAGCCGGTGGACGTGACCATTGCCGAAATGGGCGGCACAGTCGGCGATATCGAATCGCTGCCGTTTCTGGAGGCCATCCGCCAGATTGGATTTGAGGTCGGCCGTGAAAACGTGCTTTATATCCACCTAACCCTGATACCGTATTTAAGGGCCAGCCAGGAATTGAAGACCAAGCCCAGCCAGCAGAGCGTGGGCAAACTCCGGGAAATCGGCATCCAGCCGGATATCCTCGTCTGCCGGACCGAGAAACCCATCACCGAGGAAATGAGGGACAAGCTGGCCATGTTCTGCAATGTCAAACCCGAACACGTGGTCGAGGAAAAAGACGTTGATTTCAGCATCTATGAAGTGCCGGTGACATTTGCCAACCAGAAACTGGACCAGACCATCATAAACCTGCTCTGCCTGAAATGCGGCGATAATAATATCAAGGAATGGCGCGACATGGTCGAGCGGTTTAAGAAGGCCGACGAAACCCTGGAAATCGCCGTGGTCGGCAAATACCTGGAACTGCAGGACGCCTATAAATCCATCTACGAAGCTTTGACGCACGGCGGCATTGCCAATAATGTCCGGCTTAAGATAAAACGGGTCAACAGCGAGGAAGTGGAAAAACAAGGTGCGGAAAAACTGCTCCAGGGCGTCCGGGGCATCCTGGTGCCGGGCGGTTTCGGCCACCGGGGCATCGAAGGCAAAATCGCGGCTATCAAATACGCCCGGGAAAACAAGATTCCGTTCTTCGGCATCTGCCTGGGGATGCAATGCGCCACCATAGAATTCGCCCGCCATGTCCTGGGACTAAAAGAAGCACATAGCTCAGAATTCGTTCCGAACAGCCCTCACCCGGTGATTGACCTGATGCGGGAACAACGCCAGATAAAGAATCTGGGCGGCACCATGCGCCTGGGCGCCTATCCCTGCAAACTTAAGCCCAATTCGCTGGCCTCAAAAGCGTATCAGGCGGAACTCGTCCAGGAACGACATCGACACCGTTATGAATTCAACAACACCTATAAAGACCAGTTCACCTGCCAGGGCTTTAACATAGCCGGATCCTGCACCATCAACGATTCGCAGGGCCAGCCGATAACCGAACTGGCTGAAATCATAGAATTAAAAGACCATCCCTGGTTTGTCGGCGTGCAATTCCATCCGGAATTCAAATCCAAACCGGTTAAGCCCCACCCGCTATTCAGGGATTTTATAAAGGCGGCGTTAAAAAGATAA
- a CDS encoding CofH family radical SAM protein, translating into MLDPKIILKSSLEGREISPIEAVILMQSYPSFAQEIHETANLINKRIHRDVVSFTHSKNIGYTNICRYSCRYCSFYRKKKEQGSFTLGIDDILKKVSETPGINEVCIYGGVNTSLPFNYYTDMLAKIAKNFPSLSIKAFSPLEIFFIGKKSRQTVAEVLKKFKENGLTSLHGADADILNDKLRKKICPDKIKTAEWIDIIKTTHNLGIKTSAMMLFGHLENEIHIAEHMEILRDIQKKTQGFTEFTPMPFGEHEKKLSILEKLLKRGRREDYFGGESQIVKIAAISRIFFGDTIKNIQANWFRVGLDNAVKSLHSGANDLGETHFDKTAIKNLKPREEMSISPAKLKRVIIKIGKTPRQRKH; encoded by the coding sequence ATGCTAGACCCTAAAATCATACTCAAATCGTCATTGGAAGGCCGGGAAATCAGCCCGATTGAAGCGGTTATCCTGATGCAGAGTTATCCGTCCTTTGCCCAGGAAATCCACGAAACAGCCAACCTGATTAACAAGCGGATTCACCGGGACGTGGTCAGCTTCACCCACAGCAAGAATATCGGCTACACTAATATCTGCCGGTACAGCTGCCGGTATTGTTCGTTCTACCGCAAGAAGAAGGAGCAGGGCAGTTTTACCCTGGGGATAGACGATATCCTGAAGAAGGTGTCGGAAACGCCCGGCATCAACGAGGTCTGTATCTACGGCGGGGTTAACACTTCTTTACCGTTTAATTATTATACGGATATGCTGGCCAAGATTGCCAAGAATTTTCCCTCGCTGAGTATCAAGGCGTTTTCGCCCCTGGAGATATTCTTCATCGGTAAGAAATCTAGGCAGACCGTGGCCGAGGTCCTGAAGAAATTCAAAGAGAACGGGTTAACCAGTCTGCACGGCGCTGATGCCGATATCCTCAACGACAAGCTCCGCAAGAAAATCTGCCCGGATAAGATTAAGACGGCCGAATGGATTGATATCATCAAGACCACCCATAACCTGGGTATCAAGACCTCGGCCATGATGTTATTCGGGCATCTGGAAAACGAGATTCATATCGCCGAGCATATGGAAATCCTTAGGGACATCCAGAAAAAGACCCAGGGTTTTACGGAATTTACCCCGATGCCCTTCGGCGAGCACGAGAAGAAGTTGTCTATTCTTGAGAAACTTCTGAAAAGGGGCCGGCGCGAGGATTATTTCGGAGGCGAGAGTCAGATAGTGAAGATTGCCGCCATCAGCCGCATCTTCTTCGGCGACACCATCAAGAATATCCAGGCCAACTGGTTCAGGGTCGGGCTGGACAATGCGGTCAAGAGTCTGCACAGCGGCGCCAATGACCTGGGTGAGACCCATTTTGACAAGACGGCCATCAAGAATCTCAAGCCCAGGGAAGAAATGAGCATCTCGCCGGCTAAGCTTAAGCGGGTGATAATCAAGATAGGCAAGACGCCCCGCCAGCGCAAGCATTAA
- a CDS encoding ABC transporter ATP-binding protein, which translates to MIELKSVTKLYGNKKAVDGLNLKIPEGKLFAFIGPNGAGKTTTVKMITGLLKPTSGEILIDNKNMSTDSLGLKGIIAYIPDQPFLYEKLSGREFLNFIGHIYGIPKDELNTEIDRYLELFQMKDYIDQLIESYSLGMKQKVVITAGVLHKPRLIVVDEPLVGLDPANVKVVKELFKQLVRNGTTIFMSTHILAIAQEIADVIGVIHQGKLIAQGTFEELKNKQINNNGQMNPAPASRGGVNLEDIFLLLCNDDNTCHAL; encoded by the coding sequence ATGATAGAGCTGAAAAGTGTCACCAAACTCTACGGCAATAAGAAGGCGGTGGACGGACTGAACCTTAAGATACCCGAAGGCAAATTATTCGCCTTTATCGGTCCGAACGGCGCGGGCAAGACCACCACGGTCAAGATGATTACCGGACTGCTAAAGCCCACCTCGGGTGAGATTCTCATAGACAACAAAAATATGTCCACCGATTCGCTGGGCTTAAAAGGCATCATCGCCTATATCCCGGACCAGCCGTTCCTGTACGAAAAACTATCCGGCCGGGAATTCCTCAATTTCATCGGGCATATCTATGGGATTCCCAAAGACGAACTAAATACAGAAATAGACCGCTACCTGGAACTGTTCCAGATGAAGGACTATATCGACCAGCTCATCGAGAGTTACTCGCTGGGCATGAAGCAGAAAGTGGTCATCACGGCCGGCGTGCTCCACAAGCCCCGGCTTATTGTGGTGGATGAGCCGCTGGTCGGGCTGGACCCGGCCAATGTCAAGGTGGTTAAGGAATTATTCAAGCAACTGGTCAGGAATGGAACGACCATTTTTATGTCCACCCATATTCTGGCCATTGCCCAGGAGATTGCCGACGTTATCGGCGTGATTCACCAGGGCAAACTCATTGCCCAAGGCACCTTTGAGGAACTAAAAAACAAACAGATAAACAACAACGGACAGATGAACCCAGCCCCTGCGAGCAGGGGCGGGGTGAATCTGGAGGATATATTCCTCCTGTTATGCAATGATGACAACACTTGCCACGCTTTATAA